One window from the genome of Pantoea cypripedii encodes:
- the dld gene encoding D-lactate dehydrogenase — protein sequence MTNALSDSNLLGELRRLVGPAQLLTDAEQTARYRKGFRSGEGEALAVVFPGTLLELWRVLQALVAADAIILMQAANTGLTEGSTPNGNDYERPVVIISTLRLDKLQLIDSGKQILAFPGSTLYQLEKALKPLGREPHSVIGSSCIGASVMGGICNNSGGSLIKRGPAYSEMALYAQIDAEGKLHLVNHLGIELGHSPEEMLGRLDDDRWQQSDVIWDNRHASDHEYADRVRDIHADTPARFNADARRLFEASGCAGKLAVFAVRLDTFASEPKQQVFYIGSNDPAELGEIRRHILENFHNLPVAGEYMHRDIFDIAEVYGKDTFLMIDRLGTDKMPLFFTLKGRVDAWLAKRNWIKPHFTDRLLQRLSTLFPAHLPKRLKQYRDRYEHHLMLKMSGDGVAEAQEYLHDFFREGGGEFFACDAKEGAHAFLHRFAAAGAAVRYHAVHAQEVEDILALDIALRRNDHDWFERLPPEFDNDLSHRLYYGHFFCHVFHQDYIVKKGVDAHALKEKMLAILSQRGAEYPAEHNVGHLYAAPPQLQAFYRRLDPTNSFNPGIGKTSKQKGWAVKA from the coding sequence ATGACAAATGCTCTCTCTGATTCGAACCTGCTGGGTGAGTTGCGTCGCCTGGTCGGCCCTGCACAGCTGCTGACCGACGCCGAACAAACGGCGCGCTACCGTAAGGGCTTCCGCTCTGGCGAGGGGGAAGCACTGGCAGTGGTGTTCCCGGGTACGCTGCTGGAGCTGTGGCGGGTATTACAGGCACTGGTGGCCGCCGATGCCATTATTCTGATGCAGGCCGCCAATACCGGCCTGACAGAAGGTTCGACACCAAACGGGAACGATTATGAGCGCCCGGTGGTGATCATCAGCACGCTACGCCTGGATAAGCTGCAATTGATTGATAGCGGCAAACAGATTCTCGCGTTCCCCGGCAGCACGCTGTATCAGCTGGAAAAAGCGCTCAAACCGCTGGGGCGTGAACCTCATTCGGTCATTGGCTCCTCCTGCATTGGCGCATCGGTGATGGGCGGTATCTGCAACAATTCCGGTGGTTCACTGATTAAGCGCGGCCCGGCCTACAGCGAGATGGCGTTATATGCGCAGATTGACGCCGAGGGGAAGCTGCATCTGGTGAATCATCTCGGTATCGAACTGGGTCATTCGCCAGAGGAGATGCTGGGACGGCTGGATGATGACCGCTGGCAGCAAAGCGATGTTATCTGGGACAATCGCCACGCATCGGATCATGAATACGCCGATCGCGTCCGTGATATCCACGCTGATACCCCGGCACGTTTCAATGCCGACGCACGCCGCCTGTTTGAAGCCTCTGGCTGTGCTGGCAAGCTGGCGGTGTTTGCCGTGCGCCTCGATACCTTCGCCAGCGAACCGAAACAGCAGGTGTTCTATATCGGCAGTAACGATCCGGCAGAGCTGGGGGAAATCCGCCGTCATATCCTGGAAAATTTCCACAACTTACCGGTGGCCGGGGAATATATGCATCGCGATATTTTTGATATCGCCGAAGTGTATGGCAAAGATACTTTCCTGATGATTGACCGGCTTGGCACCGACAAGATGCCGCTGTTTTTCACCCTCAAGGGACGGGTTGATGCCTGGCTGGCGAAGCGTAACTGGATCAAGCCGCACTTCACCGATCGCCTGTTGCAGCGTCTGAGTACCCTGTTCCCGGCCCATTTGCCGAAACGCCTGAAGCAGTATCGCGACAGGTATGAACATCATCTGATGCTGAAGATGTCCGGCGATGGCGTGGCAGAGGCGCAGGAATATCTGCACGACTTTTTCCGTGAAGGTGGCGGGGAGTTTTTTGCCTGCGATGCCAAAGAAGGCGCGCATGCATTTTTGCATCGCTTTGCCGCCGCCGGTGCCGCCGTGCGTTACCACGCGGTCCATGCGCAGGAAGTGGAAGATATTCTGGCGCTGGATATTGCGCTGCGCCGTAATGACCACGACTGGTTTGAGCGCCTGCCACCGGAATTCGATAACGATCTGAGCCATCGTCTCTACTACGGCCACTTTTTCTGTCATGTATTCCACCAGGATTACATCGTGAAGAAAGGGGTGGATGCCCATGCGCTGAAGGAGAAGATGCTGGCGATTCTCAGCCAGCGTGGTGCGGAATACCCGGCGGAACATAACGTCGGGCATTTGTACGCGGCGCCGCCGCAACTCCAGGCGTTCTATCGCCGCCTGGATCCCACCAACAGTTTTAATCCGGGGATTGGCAAAACCAGTAAGCAAAAAGGCTGGGCAGTAAAAGCGTAG
- the bglX gene encoding beta-glucosidase BglX: MKWICSVSLAVSLAIQPAFADDMFGNHPMTEQARDAFVNQLLSKMTLDEKIGQLRLISVGPDNPKEAIRDMIQHGQVGAIFNTVTRPDIRAMQDQVMQLSRLKIPLFFAYDVVHGQRTVFPIPLGLASSWDLDAVAEVGRVSAYEAADDGLNMTWAPMVDVSREPRWGRVSEGFGEDTFLTSEMGSTLVKAMQGKSPADRYSIMTSVKHFALYGAVEGGRDYNTVDMSPQRMFQDYMPPYKASLDAGSGGVMVALNSINGTPATADSWLLKDLLRGEWKFKGITISDHGAIKELIKHGVASDPQDAVRIALKSGIDMSMSDEYYSKYLPGLVKRGVVSMAEIDDAVRHVLNVKYDMGLFNDPYSHLGPKGSDPQDTNAESRLHRAEARDVARKSIVLLKNWRETLPLKRDATVALVGPLADSQRDIMGSWSAAGVASQSITLLQGMRNAMAGKGTLLYSKGANITDNKGIQNFLNLYEKAVTVDPRSPQQMIDEAVANAKKADVVVAAVGEAQGMAHEASSRSDLVIPESQQKLLAALKATGKPLVIVLMNGRPLNVVNEDRIADAMLETWFSGTEGGNAISDVLFGDYNPSGKLPVSFPRSVGQIPIYYNHLPTGRPYNFEKPNKYTSHYYDAINGPLYPFGYGQSYTTFSVSPVKMSAKIMPRNGTVEASVKVTNTGKRDGATVVQMYLNDPVASISRPVEELRGFKRIMLKAGESQTVSFKIDVDALKFWNQKMQHVAEPGKFNVMIGLDSVRTQDASFDYL; encoded by the coding sequence ATGAAATGGATTTGCTCTGTTAGCCTCGCTGTCTCCCTCGCCATTCAACCCGCGTTTGCGGATGACATGTTTGGTAACCATCCGATGACGGAACAGGCGCGTGACGCCTTCGTAAACCAGCTGCTCAGCAAGATGACGCTGGATGAAAAAATTGGTCAGCTGCGTTTGATTAGCGTCGGGCCGGACAACCCCAAAGAAGCTATCCGTGACATGATTCAGCACGGGCAGGTCGGAGCGATTTTCAATACCGTGACGCGTCCGGATATTCGCGCCATGCAGGATCAGGTGATGCAGCTCAGCCGCCTGAAAATTCCCTTATTCTTTGCTTACGATGTGGTCCACGGCCAGCGCACGGTGTTCCCGATCCCGCTGGGTCTGGCGTCAAGCTGGGATCTGGATGCTGTGGCTGAAGTCGGGCGGGTTTCTGCCTATGAAGCGGCCGATGACGGTCTGAACATGACCTGGGCACCGATGGTGGATGTCAGTCGCGAGCCACGCTGGGGACGCGTCTCCGAAGGCTTTGGCGAAGACACTTTCCTGACCTCAGAAATGGGCAGCACCCTGGTGAAAGCGATGCAGGGCAAAAGCCCGGCAGACCGCTACTCGATCATGACCAGCGTAAAACACTTCGCCCTGTACGGCGCGGTGGAAGGGGGACGTGATTACAACACCGTTGATATGAGCCCGCAGCGCATGTTCCAGGATTATATGCCGCCGTATAAAGCCTCGCTGGATGCGGGCAGCGGTGGCGTCATGGTGGCGCTCAACTCAATTAACGGCACGCCAGCGACGGCAGATAGCTGGCTGTTAAAAGATTTGCTGCGTGGCGAATGGAAATTCAAAGGCATCACCATCAGCGATCATGGCGCGATCAAAGAGCTGATCAAACATGGTGTTGCCAGCGATCCGCAGGACGCGGTGCGTATTGCGCTGAAATCCGGCATCGATATGAGTATGAGCGATGAATACTACAGCAAATATTTGCCGGGGCTGGTGAAACGTGGTGTCGTGAGCATGGCGGAAATTGATGATGCGGTGCGCCATGTCCTGAACGTTAAATACGATATGGGACTGTTTAACGATCCCTACAGCCATCTGGGGCCGAAAGGCAGCGATCCGCAGGACACCAACGCCGAAAGCCGCCTCCACCGTGCCGAAGCGCGTGACGTGGCGCGCAAAAGTATCGTTCTGTTGAAAAACTGGCGTGAAACGCTGCCGCTGAAGCGCGATGCCACGGTGGCGCTGGTCGGCCCGCTGGCCGACAGCCAGCGTGACATTATGGGCAGCTGGTCCGCAGCCGGGGTGGCGAGTCAATCCATCACCCTGCTGCAGGGCATGCGCAACGCGATGGCAGGCAAGGGCACGCTGCTGTACAGCAAAGGGGCGAATATCACCGATAACAAAGGGATTCAGAACTTCCTGAATTTGTACGAAAAAGCGGTGACCGTCGATCCCCGTAGTCCACAGCAGATGATCGATGAAGCGGTGGCAAACGCGAAGAAGGCTGATGTGGTGGTGGCTGCGGTTGGCGAAGCGCAGGGTATGGCGCACGAAGCTTCCAGCCGGAGCGACCTGGTGATACCGGAAAGCCAGCAGAAATTGCTGGCGGCGCTGAAAGCCACCGGCAAACCGCTGGTGATTGTGCTGATGAATGGCCGTCCGCTCAATGTGGTGAACGAAGATCGTATCGCCGATGCGATGCTGGAAACCTGGTTTAGCGGCACGGAAGGCGGCAACGCGATTTCCGATGTACTGTTTGGCGACTACAACCCATCAGGCAAGCTGCCGGTTTCCTTCCCACGTTCGGTGGGGCAGATCCCGATTTATTACAACCATCTGCCGACGGGCCGCCCGTATAACTTCGAGAAGCCAAACAAATACACGTCGCATTACTACGATGCCATCAATGGGCCTCTGTATCCGTTTGGCTACGGTCAGAGCTACACCACCTTTAGCGTCTCGCCGGTGAAAATGTCGGCTAAAATCATGCCGCGTAATGGCACGGTTGAAGCCAGCGTGAAGGTCACCAACACTGGCAAGCGTGATGGAGCCACCGTGGTGCAGATGTACCTTAACGATCCGGTTGCCAGCATCAGCCGCCCGGTTGAGGAGCTGCGTGGCTTCAAACGCATCATGCTGAAAGCGGGTGAGTCGCAGACGGTGAGTTTTAAGATTGATGTCGATGCGCTGAAGTTCTGGAATCAAAAAATGCAGCATGTGGCCGAGCCAGGTAAATTCAATGTGATGATTGGATTGGATTCGGTGCGTACCCAGGATGCAAGTTTCGATTATCTTTAA
- a CDS encoding oxygenase MpaB family protein, translating to MNIRNRIEQQVFRLNGLSLNEFDISQPPGDPGLFGPDSVIWRVHGDFAAMMCGGISALLLQMLHPAALAGVWDHSNFREDMMGRLRRTSQFIAVTTFGNRQDAHTLIERVKRIHLRVTGIDNAGHPYAASDPHLLTWVHVAETSRFLAAHLRYKNPHLSLTEQDRYYQEAALIAESLGAEQVPQSVAAVEDYLQAMRPQLVCDERTREVTQLLMNAPAPSWQAKPVMKVMLKAGIGLLPDWAQQQTALPINPWQQRLVDGQIHLIAGLLRWSIQRGAYSRAMARMGRSLSGM from the coding sequence ATGAACATCCGCAACCGCATCGAACAACAAGTCTTTCGCCTGAACGGCCTCTCGCTCAATGAATTCGACATCTCGCAACCGCCAGGCGATCCGGGCCTGTTCGGTCCGGACAGCGTTATCTGGCGCGTACACGGTGATTTTGCTGCCATGATGTGCGGCGGCATCAGCGCCTTGCTGTTGCAGATGCTGCATCCGGCAGCGCTGGCCGGGGTGTGGGATCACTCCAACTTTCGCGAAGACATGATGGGGCGGCTGCGGCGTACCAGCCAGTTTATCGCCGTCACTACCTTTGGTAACCGACAGGATGCGCACACGCTGATCGAACGTGTCAAACGGATTCATCTGCGCGTCACCGGTATTGATAATGCGGGTCACCCTTATGCTGCCAGCGATCCGCATTTGCTGACCTGGGTGCACGTGGCGGAAACCAGTCGTTTCCTCGCCGCCCATCTGCGCTACAAAAATCCGCATCTCAGCCTGACGGAGCAGGATCGTTATTATCAGGAAGCGGCGCTGATTGCCGAATCGCTCGGTGCGGAGCAGGTGCCGCAAAGTGTAGCGGCGGTTGAAGACTATTTGCAGGCGATGCGTCCGCAGCTGGTTTGCGATGAACGCACGCGTGAAGTGACACAGTTGCTGATGAACGCGCCAGCACCCAGCTGGCAGGCAAAACCGGTGATGAAGGTAATGCTGAAAGCGGGCATTGGCTTGTTGCCTGACTGGGCACAGCAGCAGACAGCATTACCTATCAATCCCTGGCAGCAGCGGCTGGTGGATGGACAAATTCATCTGATTGCCGGGTTGTTGCGCTGGTCGATCCAGCGCGGGGCTTATTCACGTGCGATGGCGCGTATGGGGCGCTCACTTTCAGGGATGTAG
- a CDS encoding suppressor of fused domain protein — MTHQPLIAEVPNQQHTLTAIVEQDARTAYFYIWPSDLFRSQYAVRGCWLRNLLPAPATEDRAAMEQGIAPLLSAEYCRTLEAEPMLDPAGLQVIWEPGDEGAALWYYGQLLAVIPGWSLYQDKQVSFSAGCIKANRLTAPLGSASTNDYYARAEQQRHFWRDWHDGHQWDAVQRELMQCYQAQFGESVKYYAIDQGNWPPMAISQHWHQGVWYFLTLGMGIRPMPQVDYLFDELAPQYRRIELAMAVDGEVMDEANAVQMASALAEFAHLPWARLTWLGEGHTLASEVAPVGFESFLLANGLAPESAQFRLPKREGDRVNLLWSTPITEAERQFAQADERGGQQLVQRLLAEGNDHVFRPRQEVVEPSPRAR, encoded by the coding sequence ATGACACACCAACCTCTGATTGCTGAGGTGCCTAATCAGCAACACACATTAACGGCCATCGTCGAGCAGGACGCGCGCACGGCCTATTTTTACATCTGGCCGAGCGACCTGTTCCGCAGCCAATATGCGGTGCGCGGGTGCTGGCTACGCAACCTGCTGCCCGCGCCAGCCACTGAAGATCGTGCTGCGATGGAGCAGGGCATTGCGCCGCTGCTCAGCGCCGAGTATTGCCGCACGCTGGAAGCCGAGCCGATGCTCGATCCGGCCGGTTTACAGGTGATATGGGAGCCGGGCGACGAGGGCGCTGCGCTGTGGTATTACGGCCAGCTGCTGGCGGTGATCCCGGGCTGGAGTCTGTATCAGGACAAACAGGTCAGCTTCTCGGCGGGCTGCATAAAAGCCAATCGCCTGACGGCCCCGCTCGGTTCCGCGTCAACCAATGATTACTACGCGCGCGCTGAACAGCAACGTCATTTCTGGCGTGACTGGCACGACGGCCATCAGTGGGATGCCGTGCAACGTGAGCTGATGCAGTGCTATCAGGCGCAATTTGGCGAGTCAGTGAAGTATTACGCCATCGATCAGGGCAACTGGCCACCGATGGCGATTTCGCAGCACTGGCATCAGGGCGTCTGGTATTTTCTCACCCTGGGAATGGGCATCCGGCCGATGCCGCAGGTGGATTACCTGTTTGACGAGCTGGCGCCGCAGTATCGGCGGATCGAACTGGCGATGGCGGTGGACGGCGAAGTGATGGACGAAGCCAACGCGGTGCAGATGGCCAGCGCATTGGCGGAATTTGCCCATCTGCCGTGGGCGCGCCTGACCTGGCTGGGGGAAGGGCATACGCTGGCGTCGGAGGTAGCACCGGTCGGCTTTGAAAGTTTCCTGCTGGCAAATGGACTGGCCCCGGAATCCGCGCAGTTCCGTCTGCCGAAGCGTGAAGGCGATCGGGTGAACTTGTTGTGGTCCACGCCGATTACTGAAGCCGAACGTCAGTTCGCACAGGCCGACGAGCGCGGCGGCCAGCAACTGGTACAACGCCTGCTGGCTGAAGGGAATGATCACGTTTTTCGCCCACGCCAGGAAGTGGTAGAACCTTCCCCGCGTGCCAGATAA
- a CDS encoding Rpn family recombination-promoting nuclease/putative transposase — MSATVTPHDALFKKFMSQLPLARQFLEIHLPPTIRNHCDLDTLQLVPTTFIERDLSAFYSDVLLSMKTDCGEGYIYTLIEHQSSPDKYMTLRMMRYTIAAMQRHLDEGHTELPIVVPMLFYQGKTSPYPYSMNWLASFRNQDLAEQIYCHPFPLIDVTVIPDEEIMTHRGVARLEMAHKIIRLRDLLENIDPIATLLSVDYNDNLSIDVIYYILRHGDTDDRDKVVEILVQAKPQLKEQIMTIEQQWRLESHKEGRQEGLQEAKLQVAQRMLLDKIAVETIMKFTGLSESDVKQLNS, encoded by the coding sequence ATGAGCGCCACAGTGACACCGCACGATGCCCTGTTCAAAAAATTTATGAGTCAGCTCCCGCTTGCCAGACAGTTTCTGGAAATTCACCTGCCGCCAACGATACGCAACCACTGCGACCTGGATACGTTGCAACTGGTACCGACTACGTTTATTGAACGGGATCTCAGCGCTTTTTATTCCGACGTTTTGCTTTCAATGAAAACTGACTGTGGTGAAGGGTATATCTATACGCTGATTGAGCACCAAAGCTCTCCTGATAAATATATGACCTTACGCATGATGCGCTACACCATTGCGGCCATGCAGCGCCATCTTGATGAAGGTCATACTGAATTGCCGATTGTGGTGCCAATGCTGTTCTATCAGGGAAAAACCAGTCCCTATCCTTACTCGATGAACTGGCTGGCTTCATTCCGTAACCAGGATCTGGCTGAGCAGATTTATTGCCATCCCTTCCCGCTGATTGACGTCACTGTCATCCCGGATGAGGAGATCATGACGCATCGCGGTGTGGCGCGGCTGGAGATGGCACATAAGATCATACGTCTGCGTGACTTGCTGGAAAATATCGACCCGATAGCCACGCTACTGTCGGTAGATTACAATGATAATCTCTCTATCGATGTGATCTACTATATTCTCCGGCATGGAGATACCGATGACCGGGACAAGGTCGTTGAAATACTGGTGCAAGCCAAACCGCAACTTAAGGAACAGATTATGACAATTGAACAACAGTGGCGGCTGGAGTCACATAAGGAAGGTCGTCAGGAAGGCCTTCAGGAGGCTAAATTGCAGGTGGCTCAGCGTATGCTTCTGGACAAAATAGCCGTTGAAACCATCATGAAATTCACTGGCCTGAGCGAGAGTGACGTTAAGCAGCTTAATTCCTGA
- a CDS encoding methyl-accepting chemotaxis protein, whose amino-acid sequence MLKTTQSRFTATLIAFFVVLMLVTLLVINQFIAPQLTQNESRLVRYEVDGLAGRIVEQMNRVQAQQRAITEAASVMDSASIDTLLPALVNQYQDSNVFGGGIWPLPNRRDPAKEKDSSFFARNASNQLQVNTYWNSDAADKYWEQPWYKDGMAAAKGQCAWAKAYQDAASPQPRTNCAMAIYRNGTVWGVATIDVTLGFFNQLAKQMGEAIHGRVLIVEADGKVVGNAALVEGTPKLENLADTQLPLAATLKTLLAQAGTQPTQASYKSDDGEHTLFLQAIPGSPWYLASDVPSSLLDAQTHSMLTRLGLVQIPLAVILLLVLLGFVRAMMQRLSLLNRNIEALSTGGADLTQRLPASNSPEFNAVAQSFNQFIAYLQGLMRQVGDSALAITAASREIASGNADLSARTESQASSIVETAASMEELTGTVRQNADNATHANQLADGASQVAARGTEVVRQVVSTMGEIHHSSRKVVDIISVIDSIAFQTNILALNAAVEAARAGEQGRGFAVVASEVRNLAQRSANSAREIKKLIEESVANIDTGSQLVEQAGQTMDELMQGVSSVTTLMGEIMSASREQSLGIDQVNVAITQLDGSTQQNAALVEQVSAAARAMEEQSVQLEQVVHSFKL is encoded by the coding sequence ATGTTAAAAACCACACAATCACGTTTCACCGCGACCCTCATCGCGTTTTTCGTTGTCCTGATGCTGGTCACCTTGCTGGTGATCAACCAGTTTATTGCGCCACAACTCACGCAAAATGAGAGTCGCCTGGTACGTTACGAAGTGGACGGCCTGGCCGGACGCATCGTTGAGCAGATGAACCGCGTACAGGCGCAGCAACGCGCCATTACCGAAGCCGCCAGCGTGATGGACAGCGCCAGCATTGATACGCTGCTGCCCGCGCTGGTTAACCAATATCAGGATAGTAACGTGTTCGGTGGTGGCATCTGGCCGTTACCGAATCGCCGCGATCCCGCCAAAGAAAAGGACAGCTCGTTCTTTGCACGCAACGCCAGCAATCAGTTACAGGTGAATACCTACTGGAACTCCGATGCTGCCGATAAATACTGGGAGCAGCCGTGGTACAAAGATGGCATGGCTGCGGCCAAAGGGCAGTGTGCCTGGGCGAAAGCCTACCAGGATGCTGCCAGCCCGCAGCCGCGTACCAACTGTGCTATGGCGATTTATCGTAATGGCACAGTCTGGGGTGTCGCCACCATTGACGTCACACTCGGCTTTTTCAACCAGCTGGCGAAGCAGATGGGAGAAGCGATCCACGGGCGTGTGCTGATTGTCGAAGCTGATGGCAAAGTGGTGGGTAACGCCGCGCTGGTGGAAGGGACGCCAAAACTGGAAAATCTGGCAGATACCCAGCTGCCGCTGGCCGCAACCCTGAAAACCTTGCTGGCACAGGCGGGTACGCAGCCGACCCAGGCCAGCTATAAAAGCGATGACGGCGAACATACCCTGTTCCTGCAAGCGATCCCCGGCAGCCCCTGGTATCTTGCCAGCGATGTACCGTCGAGCCTGCTGGATGCTCAAACCCATAGCATGCTGACACGCCTCGGTCTGGTGCAGATCCCGCTGGCGGTGATTCTGCTGCTGGTATTGCTCGGTTTTGTCCGTGCCATGATGCAACGCCTCAGCCTGCTGAACCGCAATATCGAAGCATTATCAACCGGTGGTGCCGATCTGACCCAGCGTTTGCCGGCCAGTAACAGCCCGGAATTCAACGCGGTGGCGCAGAGCTTCAACCAGTTCATTGCTTATTTACAGGGGCTGATGCGGCAGGTTGGCGACAGTGCGCTGGCGATCACGGCGGCCTCACGTGAGATTGCCAGTGGCAATGCTGACCTCTCGGCGCGTACCGAATCGCAGGCCAGTTCGATTGTTGAAACGGCCGCCTCGATGGAAGAGTTAACCGGCACGGTACGCCAGAATGCCGATAACGCGACCCACGCCAACCAGCTGGCTGACGGGGCTTCGCAGGTGGCGGCACGCGGTACTGAAGTGGTACGGCAGGTAGTGAGTACCATGGGTGAGATTCACCACTCCTCACGCAAAGTGGTGGATATTATCAGCGTCATCGATAGCATCGCCTTCCAGACCAATATCCTGGCGCTGAACGCCGCAGTGGAAGCGGCGCGTGCCGGAGAGCAGGGACGTGGGTTTGCCGTGGTGGCATCGGAAGTGCGCAACCTGGCGCAGCGTTCGGCGAATTCGGCGCGTGAGATTAAAAAGTTGATTGAGGAATCGGTCGCCAATATCGATACCGGCAGCCAGCTGGTGGAGCAGGCCGGACAGACTATGGATGAGCTGATGCAGGGTGTCAGCAGCGTGACAACTCTGATGGGGGAAATCATGTCTGCCAGCCGCGAGCAGAGCCTGGGCATCGATCAGGTTAACGTCGCCATTACCCAACTTGATGGCAGCACCCAGCAAAATGCCGCGTTGGTTGAACAGGTTTCCGCCGCGGCACGCGCGATGGAAGAGCAGAGCGTACAGCTGGAACAGGTGGTGCATAGCTTTAAACTCTAA
- the idi gene encoding isopentenyl-diphosphate Delta-isomerase: MSAIEVILVDHLDRPTGKMEKLEVHEKGLLHRAVTVYVFNSRHELLLQRRASGKYHCGGLWSNTCCGHPYPQESTRAAAERRLREEMGLALTLTPVFELSYNLPLSNGLTEHEYGHVFFAISDEQPELNPEEADAWCYRSVAQIQQEIAQQPAQFTPWFLYTFARIPATLDAFQVTA, encoded by the coding sequence ATGTCCGCCATAGAAGTTATTCTCGTCGACCACCTCGATCGTCCCACTGGCAAGATGGAAAAGCTGGAAGTTCATGAAAAAGGATTACTGCATCGCGCGGTAACGGTTTACGTATTTAACTCACGGCATGAACTGCTACTGCAACGGCGTGCCAGTGGTAAATATCACTGTGGTGGATTGTGGAGCAACACCTGTTGCGGTCATCCCTATCCACAGGAATCAACACGCGCAGCTGCGGAGCGCCGTTTGCGCGAAGAGATGGGGCTGGCACTCACGCTGACCCCGGTATTTGAACTGAGCTACAACCTGCCACTCAGCAATGGCCTGACCGAACATGAATATGGTCACGTGTTTTTTGCCATCAGCGACGAGCAACCCGAGCTAAACCCGGAAGAAGCTGACGCCTGGTGCTACCGTTCCGTGGCGCAGATTCAGCAGGAAATCGCCCAGCAACCGGCGCAGTTTACCCCGTGGTTTCTCTACACCTTCGCGCGCATTCCCGCCACGCTGGACGCTTTTCAGGTCACGGCCTGA
- a CDS encoding MFS transporter, translating into MSDLTSPAHVALAGNQPQGETQWIRSAADVTSLVNNSEQSRSNARIVIAIALGGVFLDAYDLGALAFGIKDVAREFQLTPTGTGMVAAAITFGAIVGALIGGYLTDKIGRYRVFMADMFFFVVAALACAFAPNEYVLGGARFVMGLGVGIDLPVAMAFLAEFSKLRGKGNKAASVAMWCPTWYAAISISYLLVLLLYAVLPETHTDWLWRLILGFGAVPALLIIAIRSRYMSESPIWAANQGNLNGAAEILRRSYNINARVAEDADQSKQPSVRKASWRNYGALLQGVYRRRTILATVTSIASSFAYNAVAFGLPVIISSFFAQSMLTTILVSLALNLLFAFVGGLLAVRLVPRLGAWKMSVTGYSCQCVALLGLALIGRPEGGEQAALAIAMLALFLFGQGFGPGSHTMTFASLSYPASLRGVGVGFNQTLMRGSSTVSLFVFPLLVAAFGTGVFWVIFLAPLIGLLALLAIRWEPSGYDVDAEDFTQQ; encoded by the coding sequence ATGTCCGACTTAACTTCTCCCGCCCATGTGGCGCTGGCAGGGAATCAACCTCAGGGTGAGACGCAGTGGATCCGCAGTGCGGCCGATGTCACCAGCCTGGTGAATAACAGCGAGCAGTCGCGTAGTAACGCACGCATCGTGATCGCCATCGCGCTCGGTGGGGTGTTTCTTGATGCCTACGATCTCGGCGCGCTGGCGTTCGGCATCAAAGATGTCGCACGCGAATTCCAGCTTACACCGACCGGAACCGGGATGGTGGCGGCAGCCATTACCTTCGGAGCCATCGTGGGTGCGCTGATTGGCGGCTATCTCACCGATAAAATTGGTCGTTACCGCGTGTTTATGGCGGATATGTTCTTCTTTGTGGTGGCAGCGCTGGCCTGTGCCTTTGCTCCCAACGAGTATGTGCTGGGCGGCGCGCGCTTTGTTATGGGCCTTGGGGTCGGTATCGATTTGCCAGTGGCGATGGCGTTTCTTGCTGAGTTCTCGAAACTGCGCGGCAAGGGCAATAAAGCCGCCAGCGTAGCGATGTGGTGCCCCACCTGGTATGCAGCGATTAGCATCTCCTATCTGCTGGTACTGCTGCTGTACGCAGTCCTGCCGGAAACCCATACCGACTGGCTGTGGCGCTTGATTCTCGGTTTTGGTGCCGTGCCTGCACTGCTGATCATTGCCATCCGCAGCCGTTATATGAGCGAATCGCCGATCTGGGCCGCCAATCAGGGCAACCTGAATGGCGCGGCGGAGATTCTGCGTCGCTCCTACAACATCAATGCCCGAGTGGCAGAAGATGCCGACCAGAGCAAACAACCGTCCGTGCGCAAAGCCAGCTGGCGCAACTATGGGGCGCTGTTGCAGGGCGTATATCGTCGTCGCACGATCCTGGCGACCGTGACGTCCATCGCCTCCTCTTTCGCCTACAACGCGGTGGCGTTTGGCCTGCCAGTGATTATCTCCAGCTTTTTTGCCCAATCGATGCTGACCACCATTCTGGTCTCGCTGGCGCTGAATCTGCTGTTTGCCTTTGTCGGCGGTTTGCTGGCGGTGCGTCTGGTTCCGCGTCTCGGGGCGTGGAAGATGTCGGTGACGGGTTATAGCTGCCAGTGCGTGGCGCTACTGGGGCTGGCATTGATTGGTCGTCCGGAAGGCGGAGAGCAGGCGGCACTGGCGATTGCCATGCTGGCGCTGTTCCTGTTTGGTCAGGGTTTTGGTCCTGGGTCACATACCATGACCTTTGCTTCGCTGAGCTATCCAGCGTCACTGCGCGGCGTGGGTGTGGGCTTTAACCAGACGCTGATGCGCGGCAGTTCCACCGTGTCGCTGTTTGTGTTCCCGCTGCTGGTGGCAGCGTTTGGCACCGGCGTGTTCTGGGTGATCTTTCTGGCACCACTGATCGGATTGCTGGCACTGCTGGCGATTCGCTGGGAGCCGTCGGGTTACGACGTGGATGCCGAGGATTTTACCCAGCAGTAA